The Candidatus Eremiobacterota bacterium genome has a segment encoding these proteins:
- a CDS encoding glycosyltransferase family 2 protein — protein MPEFISVVIPTFNRRETLRVILPALAMQTYSRDLYEIILVDNGSSDGTDEMIHALRLPNLRYIVQENSGRSGARNRGIREAQGTLVLFTDADIIPDRRLLESHARFYDSHRNSAVVGCEVQVNTLEEYEAVRDHRGLWRTLHPDRRTRLSWLYFLTGNALVEKATLVRVGMFDENFTGYGHEDLELGYRIEKSGTPILYNHKAVNYHWHPVSFDEQCSKMHLAGISTVRFHRKHRDFQIKLRLGMTPLSLGMHSLLAGDGWLMKACERSKGSSPLCKDIVLQHHYLNGIKEALSLEAAAGPFPRDGSRE, from the coding sequence ATGCCAGAATTCATAAGCGTAGTCATCCCCACCTTCAACAGGAGGGAGACCCTCAGGGTGATCCTCCCTGCTCTTGCCATGCAGACCTATTCCCGTGACCTCTACGAGATTATCCTGGTTGACAACGGATCCAGTGACGGCACCGATGAGATGATCCACGCCCTGAGGCTGCCTAACCTCCGATACATCGTCCAGGAGAACAGCGGCCGCTCGGGAGCGCGGAACAGGGGCATAAGGGAGGCACAGGGCACCCTGGTGCTTTTCACCGATGCCGATATCATTCCCGACAGGCGCCTTCTCGAGAGCCATGCCCGCTTCTACGATTCCCACAGGAATTCGGCCGTGGTGGGCTGCGAGGTTCAGGTCAACACGCTTGAGGAATACGAGGCTGTCAGGGATCACAGAGGCCTCTGGAGAACCCTTCACCCTGACCGCAGAACCAGGCTCTCGTGGCTTTATTTCCTCACGGGGAATGCCCTCGTGGAGAAAGCCACCCTTGTCAGGGTGGGGATGTTTGATGAGAATTTCACCGGGTACGGCCATGAAGACCTTGAGCTGGGCTACCGGATAGAAAAGAGCGGGACTCCCATCCTTTATAACCATAAGGCCGTGAATTATCACTGGCATCCCGTGTCATTCGATGAGCAGTGCAGCAAGATGCACCTGGCAGGCATCTCTACAGTACGCTTTCACCGCAAGCACAGGGACTTTCAGATCAAGCTCCGGCTCGGCATGACGCCTCTCTCCCTGGGCATGCACTCCCTTTTGGCCGGCGACGGCTGGCTTATGAAAGCCTGCGAGCGGAGCAAGGGCTCATCGCCTCTCTGCAAGGACATTGTGCTTCAGCATCATTATCTCAATGGCATCAAGGAGGCGCTCTCCCTGGAGGCTGCTGCCGGGCCGTTTCCCCGTGACGGGAGCCGGGAATGA
- a CDS encoding glycosyltransferase gives MKVSVQICSRNREDLLKRSLVALFKQNFPKDQYEIIVVDDGSEDGTSDMVRSLSGPCSLRLITQGHDGLSIGRNRGIKSAVGDYVLFIDDDIIADENLIAEHMRFHRIHPRSVVKGWVNHTSELDRKVPQFTIADFCTAFFWTSNVSIARKYLLEVGLFDEDFREYGWEDLELGLRLRNYGLVSRYNKKAIVFHYKSKWKKSDIPRLIEQTKAKGRTALIFLAKHPGMRVRFATSLYGSRLLMNDLFNWQDKGIDFCERVISEQDDGKELTGFALMCARNLVSFYYFNEIKKSLTPGG, from the coding sequence ATGAAAGTCTCGGTGCAGATTTGTTCCAGAAACAGGGAGGATCTTCTCAAGAGATCGCTTGTGGCGCTCTTTAAACAGAATTTTCCAAAGGACCAGTATGAGATTATCGTGGTCGATGACGGCTCTGAAGACGGCACCTCTGATATGGTGAGGTCCCTCAGCGGGCCCTGTTCTCTCCGCCTTATCACCCAGGGTCATGACGGGCTCTCAATCGGAAGAAACCGCGGCATTAAAAGCGCCGTGGGCGATTACGTCCTTTTCATCGATGATGACATAATAGCCGACGAGAACCTCATAGCGGAGCATATGCGCTTTCACCGCATACATCCCCGCAGCGTGGTGAAAGGGTGGGTCAATCACACCTCAGAGCTGGACAGGAAGGTGCCGCAGTTCACCATTGCCGATTTCTGCACCGCCTTCTTCTGGACGAGCAATGTTTCCATCGCAAGGAAATATCTGCTTGAAGTGGGCCTTTTCGACGAGGATTTCAGGGAGTACGGGTGGGAGGACCTGGAACTGGGCCTGCGCCTGAGAAACTACGGCCTCGTGAGCCGCTACAACAAGAAAGCCATAGTCTTTCATTACAAGAGCAAGTGGAAGAAAAGCGACATTCCCCGGCTGATAGAGCAGACGAAGGCGAAGGGGAGGACGGCCCTCATATTTCTTGCCAAGCATCCCGGTATGCGCGTGCGGTTTGCCACGTCGCTTTACGGCTCGCGCCTGCTGATGAACGACCTTTTCAACTGGCAGGACAAGGGCATCGATTTCTGCGAAAGGGTGATATCGGAGCAGGACGACGGCAAGGAGCTCACAGGCTTCGCCCTTATGTGTGCAAGAAACCTTGTGAGCTTTTACTACTTCAACGAGATCAAAAAATCCCTTACCCCGGGAGGGTAG
- a CDS encoding glycosyltransferase, whose product MNKTEKRIYVLANSPGEIAGWLRPSVKVLKELLPEYGISVVLLPCVFASGGEKSVVQAIPGVDEVIPPAGYPALLLDRSGKSSAELLHLGGEITLTAFLARSWEAPAWAYQWGKKSVDQYFHGYFVKTESDREALVRSGISGNKAFVVGDLLVDSVKGALKGDTVPREEGPVEEICFMAGSRLKELRTLLPFYLEISKYLREKFPAVKFKALISPFVDWQQFAGDRELLPVRQFGGLRGIIDEKEEYLRSDEGLAIRLVRENHLDELAGSDFVITIPGTKTGEAGCLGRPMVVLLPLNRPEEIPYIGIVGLLDWLPLLGRLLKAPLIRRIAKTLGAVAQPNILARREIVPEIKGVLEARQVAGQVMTLMADQEALAKMRGDLKELYRPFEGATERMIRIFAKSARPDLDSETPCFSLVICTRNRKELLEGAIKTLDDQKFPSAGYEILVVDDGSEDGTDELVMTMKTRCALRYLKRTWGGRAATRNYGIQEARGDVIIFVDDDILAPPDFIAEHARFHRMFPRAVVRGPIINIDRYEFPRDIKAGLTDFSQAFFCTCNVSVPRRELQDVGGFDESFVEYGYEDNEVGWRLRQRGLKARFNTKAIIYHYKPRKREEDLPAMIRTAQELARSAVMYYEKHPDLKVRLATGINSLYFLKQSLFAGPFFKNRWVRKWKKLVHGGTNSEMLAVEKKIFGYYYAETLREELKKKGLL is encoded by the coding sequence ATGAATAAAACTGAGAAGCGCATATATGTCCTTGCCAACAGCCCCGGCGAGATAGCGGGGTGGCTCAGGCCTTCCGTAAAGGTGCTGAAAGAGCTTCTCCCCGAATACGGTATATCTGTCGTGCTCCTCCCCTGCGTCTTTGCCTCAGGCGGTGAAAAGTCCGTGGTCCAGGCCATCCCCGGAGTTGACGAGGTCATTCCCCCTGCCGGGTATCCCGCCCTCCTCCTCGACAGGAGCGGCAAGTCCAGCGCCGAGCTTCTCCATCTGGGCGGGGAGATTACCCTCACAGCATTCCTCGCCAGGTCATGGGAAGCCCCTGCATGGGCTTATCAATGGGGTAAGAAAAGCGTTGATCAGTACTTCCACGGCTATTTTGTCAAGACCGAGAGCGACAGGGAGGCCCTTGTCCGGAGCGGCATAAGCGGGAACAAGGCTTTTGTCGTAGGTGATCTCCTCGTGGACTCCGTGAAGGGTGCCCTCAAGGGAGACACCGTTCCCCGCGAGGAAGGCCCGGTTGAAGAGATATGCTTCATGGCGGGAAGCCGCCTCAAGGAGCTCCGCACGCTTCTCCCCTTTTACCTGGAGATTTCAAAGTACCTGAGGGAGAAATTCCCGGCCGTGAAGTTCAAGGCCCTCATCTCTCCCTTTGTGGACTGGCAGCAGTTTGCCGGGGACCGGGAACTTCTCCCTGTGAGGCAGTTCGGGGGGCTGAGGGGAATCATTGACGAGAAAGAGGAATACCTCCGCTCTGATGAGGGCCTGGCCATCCGCCTTGTGAGGGAGAATCACCTTGACGAGCTTGCAGGCTCCGATTTCGTCATCACCATTCCCGGGACCAAGACCGGCGAGGCGGGGTGCCTTGGCAGGCCCATGGTGGTCCTCCTTCCTCTTAACAGGCCTGAGGAAATTCCCTACATAGGGATTGTGGGGCTCCTGGACTGGCTTCCTCTCCTTGGGCGCCTCCTGAAAGCTCCCCTTATCAGGAGAATTGCAAAAACCCTGGGAGCCGTGGCCCAGCCCAATATCCTGGCGCGCCGCGAGATCGTGCCAGAGATCAAGGGTGTCCTCGAGGCCCGCCAGGTTGCCGGGCAGGTAATGACCTTGATGGCTGATCAAGAGGCTCTCGCAAAGATGAGAGGAGACCTCAAGGAGCTTTACCGCCCCTTTGAAGGGGCCACTGAGCGCATGATAAGGATATTCGCAAAGTCAGCGAGACCTGACCTGGACAGTGAGACTCCCTGTTTCTCCCTTGTCATCTGCACAAGAAACAGGAAAGAGCTCCTTGAGGGTGCCATAAAGACCCTTGATGACCAGAAGTTCCCTTCCGCCGGCTATGAGATACTTGTCGTCGATGACGGCTCCGAGGATGGCACCGACGAGCTGGTCATGACGATGAAGACCCGGTGTGCACTCAGGTATCTCAAGCGTACATGGGGCGGAAGGGCTGCCACAAGGAATTACGGGATACAGGAAGCCCGCGGCGACGTCATAATCTTTGTCGATGACGATATTCTTGCGCCGCCGGACTTCATCGCCGAGCATGCAAGGTTTCACAGGATGTTCCCCAGGGCTGTCGTGAGGGGACCTATCATCAATATAGACAGGTACGAGTTTCCCCGCGACATCAAGGCGGGCCTTACCGATTTCTCTCAGGCTTTCTTCTGCACCTGCAACGTCTCTGTTCCCAGGAGAGAACTTCAGGATGTGGGGGGGTTTGATGAGAGCTTCGTAGAATATGGATATGAGGACAATGAGGTGGGCTGGCGCCTCCGCCAGAGGGGGCTCAAAGCCAGGTTCAACACGAAGGCCATCATTTATCATTACAAGCCGCGGAAGAGGGAGGAGGATCTCCCGGCGATGATCAGGACGGCCCAGGAGCTTGCCCGCTCGGCGGTGATGTATTATGAGAAGCATCCCGACCTGAAGGTGCGGCTTGCCACAGGCATCAATTCGCTCTATTTTCTGAAGCAGTCACTTTTTGCAGGCCCTTTTTTCAAGAATCGATGGGTCAGGAAATGGAAAAAGCTCGTGCATGGCGGCACGAACAGCGAAATGCTCGCCGTGGAGAAGAAGATTTTCGGCTATTATTACGCGGAAACCCTCAGGGAGGAACTTAAAAAGAAAGGACTGTTATAA
- the rfaE2 gene encoding D-glycero-beta-D-manno-heptose 1-phosphate adenylyltransferase yields the protein MGKEKLKSLEELSEIVARFKGEGLKVVFTNGCFDILHVGHVRLLAAAKTFGDILIVGLNSDSSVKRLKGEKRPIVSGPDRAEVLSAIESVDYVVLFEEDTPVRVIGALKPHVHVKGGDYDLEKIPEAEVVRSYGGELRAFSLVDGRSSTDIIEKIGGTLI from the coding sequence ATGGGTAAAGAGAAGCTCAAGAGCCTCGAGGAACTCTCGGAGATTGTGGCCCGCTTCAAAGGTGAAGGCCTGAAGGTGGTCTTTACCAACGGCTGCTTTGACATACTTCATGTGGGCCATGTCAGGCTTCTTGCGGCGGCAAAGACCTTTGGTGACATCCTGATCGTGGGCCTCAACAGCGACAGCTCAGTGAAGCGCCTGAAAGGTGAAAAGAGGCCCATAGTGAGCGGTCCCGACAGGGCTGAGGTGCTCAGTGCCATTGAATCGGTGGATTATGTGGTGCTCTTTGAAGAGGACACCCCTGTAAGAGTGATAGGCGCCTTGAAGCCCCATGTGCACGTGAAGGGCGGCGATTATGACCTCGAGAAAATCCCTGAAGCGGAAGTGGTGCGCTCCTATGGAGGAGAGCTCAGGGCATTTTCCCTCGTGGACGGGCGCTCTTCCACAGATATCATAGAAAAAATCGGGGGGACGCTCATCTGA
- a CDS encoding PfkB family carbohydrate kinase: protein MMLIERERARELIFNFREISMLVLGDSMLDQWIWGKVNRISPEAPVPVVEVDYYSYSPGGAANVVNNLCSLGARSSIVSIIGEDEYGVRLRQELSGRGVDVTGLVTDPSRPTTTKSRIIANHQQVCRTDIEKRDRINGGMTEKLGAHLEESLEKHKLVVISDYNKGLLNDGLVGRIMQWKARTGGKVVVGPKPENIGIFKGATLIALNEKEAVSVAGEKINDQESLGRVGQTILSEFKNEAVLITRGEKGMALFTDKGETASVSALASEVFDVSGAGDTVLSVVALSLRAGASFREAMILSNFAAAVVVKKVGTATVSISELIDVIDKQHLSTAF from the coding sequence ATGATGCTTATTGAAAGGGAAAGAGCAAGGGAGCTTATTTTCAACTTCAGGGAAATCAGCATGCTGGTCCTTGGCGACAGCATGCTGGATCAATGGATCTGGGGGAAGGTGAACCGCATATCCCCTGAGGCCCCTGTACCCGTCGTGGAGGTTGATTATTACTCCTATTCACCGGGAGGGGCGGCAAACGTGGTAAACAACCTCTGCTCCCTCGGTGCCAGAAGCTCCATTGTGAGCATTATCGGTGAAGACGAATACGGTGTGAGGCTGAGACAGGAGCTTTCAGGGAGAGGCGTTGATGTCACGGGACTGGTAACAGACCCTTCAAGGCCCACAACGACCAAGTCAAGAATTATAGCGAACCATCAGCAGGTATGCAGGACTGATATCGAGAAACGCGACAGGATAAACGGTGGGATGACAGAGAAGCTCGGCGCGCACCTTGAAGAGAGCCTTGAAAAGCACAAGCTCGTGGTGATATCTGATTACAACAAGGGGCTGCTGAACGACGGGCTTGTTGGCAGGATAATGCAATGGAAGGCAAGAACGGGGGGCAAGGTCGTTGTGGGCCCGAAGCCGGAAAACATCGGCATCTTCAAGGGTGCCACCCTCATCGCTCTCAATGAAAAAGAAGCGGTGAGCGTTGCCGGCGAGAAGATTAACGACCAGGAGAGCCTTGGCAGGGTGGGGCAGACGATCCTCAGTGAATTCAAGAACGAGGCAGTGCTGATCACCAGGGGGGAGAAGGGAATGGCTCTCTTTACCGATAAAGGCGAAACTGCCAGCGTATCAGCCCTCGCAAGCGAGGTATTTGACGTGAGCGGGGCGGGCGATACGGTGCTCTCAGTGGTGGCCCTCTCGCTCCGGGCGGGCGCCTCGTTCAGGGAGGCCATGATCCTCTCCAATTTTGCCGCCGCCGTCGTCGTGAAGAAGGTAGGCACCGCCACCGTCTCAATCTCCGAGCTTATCGACGTGATTGACAAGCAGCATCTTTCAACCGCTTTCTGA
- a CDS encoding glycosyltransferase family 9 protein: MAINPLPRNIAVVRLDALGDTILTIPLLDSLRKLVPGARIVVIASPRGYPALKDSHSVDEVLVIEPGELTWTRMRTVAGQLRERNIALSINVTEKLGGYLIPFMAPVPARIGFNPGFIQPVKECICQALLTHKIHYMNDPSRPGGEHEIERQHRLLEPLGGEGSPGPYRIAIDEEHGKWAREFLGAACGGAAVPVALHLSNKWLDDGGSDDFLRILAGELQKMSHLVLTYGPAEKAWAEPFAASLGQERLTVFHDPSYLRWASVLSLTKALVTMDTSAGHVAAGVSLPVVDVFPSLYFAHCTERWHPWRVAHRLVEKKSLQEVSGREKEERQEELLAHIMKALQELLQCQNS, encoded by the coding sequence GTGGCCATTAACCCCCTGCCCAGGAACATAGCGGTGGTGAGGCTTGATGCCCTGGGTGACACCATACTCACCATCCCTCTGCTGGACAGCCTCAGGAAGCTCGTCCCCGGGGCCCGGATCGTGGTCATCGCCTCACCAAGGGGATACCCTGCCCTCAAGGACAGCCATTCTGTTGACGAAGTCCTTGTCATTGAGCCTGGAGAGCTCACCTGGACAAGGATGAGAACTGTTGCGGGGCAGCTCAGGGAGAGAAACATAGCCCTTTCCATAAATGTGACGGAAAAACTGGGAGGCTACCTCATCCCCTTCATGGCCCCCGTGCCCGCCAGGATAGGCTTCAATCCCGGATTTATCCAGCCAGTCAAGGAGTGCATCTGCCAGGCTCTGCTGACCCATAAGATCCATTATATGAACGATCCCTCCAGGCCCGGGGGGGAGCATGAAATAGAAAGGCAGCACAGGCTTCTTGAGCCCCTTGGCGGGGAGGGGAGCCCCGGTCCCTACCGTATTGCCATTGACGAGGAGCACGGGAAGTGGGCCAGGGAGTTCCTTGGCGCCGCCTGCGGCGGCGCGGCAGTGCCGGTAGCGCTCCATCTTTCAAACAAGTGGCTTGATGACGGCGGGAGCGATGACTTCCTGAGAATTCTTGCCGGGGAGCTGCAGAAAATGAGCCATCTTGTCCTCACCTATGGCCCTGCGGAAAAAGCCTGGGCAGAGCCCTTTGCGGCCTCTCTCGGCCAGGAGCGCCTCACGGTGTTCCATGATCCTTCCTATCTGAGGTGGGCGTCGGTGCTCTCCCTCACCAAGGCGCTTGTCACCATGGATACCTCTGCCGGCCACGTGGCCGCCGGTGTCTCTCTGCCTGTCGTGGATGTCTTTCCTTCCCTTTACTTTGCCCATTGCACGGAAAGGTGGCACCCTTGGAGGGTTGCGCATAGATTGGTCGAAAAGAAATCATTGCAGGAGGTAAGCGGCAGGGAAAAAGAGGAGAGGCAGGAGGAACTGCTTGCCCATATCATGAAAGCCCTTCAGGAGCTTCTGCAATGCCAGAATTCATAA
- a CDS encoding glycosyltransferase family 9 protein, giving the protein MTASEKEQFQNILVIRLDKVGDLLLSTPFLRNLRECYPHSHIAVLVKPYTREVLLGNPHVDEIIVHHHGDSLIRALMAASPLRSRPWDMAVALSPTVISYVTAMLSGARERAGYTYSRRIAARLIAAATLTSYRVLAIDEALAGGEAIPHEVRQTFTILEEMGWNPGDYPLEVYPGREAGDYAAGLIGKSAPGKKLIGIHLSWKWLTPPWTAHDMLTFIRKVAADYKEYGVLVTYGPEEEHVAEEMERDFLNEGNVFFAGGLAFRQWAALIGRCSIFFSTDTGSLHCAAAMGVPTVCLYEKRTFTHCSQQWAPWKIPAVIIEKDDPSGTIERLIEGCKKLLKETVSHETRRGEI; this is encoded by the coding sequence ATGACGGCTTCTGAAAAGGAACAGTTCCAGAATATTCTTGTCATCAGGCTTGACAAAGTGGGCGACCTGCTCCTTTCCACGCCCTTTCTGCGCAACCTCCGGGAATGCTATCCCCACTCGCACATTGCCGTGCTGGTGAAGCCCTATACGAGGGAGGTGCTTCTCGGCAACCCCCATGTCGATGAAATAATAGTCCACCATCATGGTGACTCCCTGATTCGGGCTCTCATGGCGGCATCGCCTCTCAGGAGCAGGCCCTGGGACATGGCCGTGGCTCTCTCTCCCACGGTGATCTCCTACGTGACGGCAATGCTTTCCGGCGCCAGGGAGCGTGCTGGCTATACCTACTCAAGAAGAATCGCTGCCCGGCTCATAGCTGCTGCTACGCTCACAAGCTACAGGGTGCTTGCCATAGATGAGGCTCTCGCCGGTGGTGAAGCGATCCCCCATGAAGTCCGGCAGACCTTTACCATTCTCGAGGAAATGGGGTGGAATCCCGGCGATTATCCCCTGGAAGTCTATCCAGGCAGAGAGGCGGGCGATTATGCCGCCGGGCTCATAGGAAAATCCGCTCCGGGAAAGAAATTAATAGGAATCCATCTCTCCTGGAAGTGGCTCACCCCTCCGTGGACCGCTCATGACATGCTCACCTTCATAAGGAAGGTGGCGGCTGACTATAAGGAATACGGCGTCCTGGTAACTTACGGCCCCGAGGAGGAGCATGTGGCGGAAGAGATGGAGAGGGACTTCCTCAATGAGGGGAATGTGTTTTTCGCAGGGGGCCTGGCCTTCAGGCAGTGGGCTGCCCTTATAGGCCGGTGCAGCATATTTTTCTCGACCGATACGGGCTCCCTTCACTGTGCCGCAGCGATGGGAGTCCCCACGGTGTGCCTTTATGAAAAGAGGACCTTTACCCACTGCTCACAACAGTGGGCGCCCTGGAAAATTCCGGCAGTGATTATAGAAAAGGATGACCCTTCGGGTACCATAGAAAGGCTGATTGAGGGATGCAAAAAATTACTCAAGGAGACTGTAAGCCATGAAACAAGACGCGGAGAAATATAA